Within the Corynebacterium afermentans subsp. lipophilum genome, the region GAGGCATTGGAGGCCCGCGGCATCGCGGTCAACGTGCTCAACGCGAAAAACGACGCGGAAGAAGCCCGCATTGTCGCGGAGGCCGGCGACGTGGGACGGGTGACCGTCTCCACGCAGATGGCGGGCCGCGGCACCGATATCCGCCTGGGCGGCGCAGATGAGCGCGACCGCGACAAGGTTGCCTCCCTCGGCGGCCTGGCCGTCATCGGCACCGCGCGGCACCGCACCGCCCGCCTGGACAACCAGCTGCGCGGCCGCGCCGGCCGCCAGGGCGATCCCGGATTGAGCGTCTTCTTCGTCTCCCTCGACGACGACATTGTCACCTCCGGCGGCGACGGCGAGCAGTTTTCCGCCCAGCCGGAACCGGACGGCCGCATCACGGGCAACCGCGCGCAGCACTTCATCGAGCACTGCCAGCGCGTCACCGAAGGCCAGCTGCTGGAGATCCACTCGCAGACCTGGAAGTACAACAAGCTGTTGGCGGACCACCGCGACATCCTGGACGAGCGCCGCGCCGCCCTGCTGGACACCGACACCGCCTGGCGCGAGCTGTCGGAGCGTTCCCCGCAACGCGCCGCCGAGCTTTCGCACCTGCCACAGGACGTGCTCGAGCAGGCAGCGCGGGAGATCATGCTGTTCCACCTGGACGCGGAGTGGTCCGAGCACTTGGCCCTGATGGACGACGTCCGCGAGTCCATCCACCTGCGCGCCATCGCCCGCGAAACGCCGATCGACGAATACCACCGCATCGCCGTGCGCGAGTTCAAGGACTTGGCTAACCGCGCGGTCGCCGCGGCGGTGGAAACATTCAACTCGGTGGACATCGACGCCGACGGCGCGCACCTGGCGGATGCAGGGTGGAAGCGTCCGAGCGCGACGTGGACATACATGGTCTCCGATAACCCGTTGGCGGGTTCCGGCAACTCCGTGATTTCCGGAATCGGCAACATTTTCCGCTAGGCATTCTCCGGTAGCCGCCCCTTCGGGCGGGCCGGACGCTATTATGGCGAGAGATCTCAACCACGACTCGAAAGTCAGGAGTTACCCATGAGCGACAACACGCCGCAGAACCAGGTCGAAACCACCTCGGTATTCCGCGCAGACCTGCTCAAGGAGATGGAGTCCGGAGCTGCGACGTCTGCGGACACCGCCGCCGGTGCGGACCAGCTGTCGGATGGGGAGGCGCTCCTTGTAGTCAAGCGCGGCCCGAACGCCGGTGCGCGCTTCCTGCTGGACCAGGATTCCACCACCGCAGGCCGCCACCCGGAGGCGGACATCTTCCTCGACGACGTGACCGTGTCTCGTCGTCACGCAGAGTTCCGCCGCAACGACGGCGGCTACGAAGTCGTGGACGTGGGCTCGCTCAACGGCACTTACGTCAACCGCGAGCCGCGCAACTCCCAGGAGCTGACCAACGGCGACGAAATCCAGATTGGTAAATTCCGTCTGGTCTTCATCACCGCCGGCAACTAGTTAGAGAAGAGTTCGATCACGTGAGCGCAATCCGTCAGACGGCACCTGCCGCTACCCCCGCGAAGCCGGCAAAGGCCGCCAAGGCAACCAAGACCGCGAAGACGATGTCCATCGGCGTGGTACTTGAACGTCTGCGCACCGAGTTTCCGGACGTGACCGTCTCCAAGATCCGCTTCCTCGAGTCCGAAGGGCTCATCACGCCGCAGCGCACCGCCTCCGGCTACCGCCGCTTCACCGAGGAAGACGTGGAGCGTTTGCGCTACATCCTGGTCACGCAGCGAGACAACTACCTGCCGCTGAAGGTCATCCGCGAACAACTCGAGGCGATGGATTCGGGTCACGTCACCGCGATCCTTTCCGCGGGCGAGTCCGAGCCGATGATCTCCCCGGAGAACTTCCGTGCGCCGGCTGCGACGCAGCTGACCGACACGGACGTGGCGGAGCAGGCCCAGGCCGATCCGTCCACCGTGGAGGAGTACATCAAGGTCGGCCTGATCACCCCGGATGCTGCCGGGCTGTTCACGGCCGACGACGTTCGCACCGTCACCACCGCGCTGTCGCTGTCCGAGTTCGGCTTCGACGCCCGCCACCTGAAAACGCTGCGCACGGCGGCTGCCCGCCAGGCAGACATGATTAACCAGGTCGCGGAGCCGGTGTCCAAATCAGGCAAGGTCACCGCGAAGCAGAAGGCTGAGGAGATCGGCCAGCAGATGTCCGCGCTGGTGGTGTCCCTGCACGCGTCGCTGGTGAAAAACGAGCTGCGCAAGCAGCTGGGGAGCTAATGGAGGCCGTCAACCTCATCGGGGTGTTCCCGGTCGGCCCGGAAGATTTTCTGTGCGCGTTACTCCAGCGTCCCA harbors:
- the odhI gene encoding oxoglutarate dehydrogenase inhibitor Odhl; protein product: MSDNTPQNQVETTSVFRADLLKEMESGAATSADTAAGADQLSDGEALLVVKRGPNAGARFLLDQDSTTAGRHPEADIFLDDVTVSRRHAEFRRNDGGYEVVDVGSLNGTYVNREPRNSQELTNGDEIQIGKFRLVFITAGN
- the ftsR gene encoding transcriptional regulator FtsR, translated to MSAIRQTAPAATPAKPAKAAKATKTAKTMSIGVVLERLRTEFPDVTVSKIRFLESEGLITPQRTASGYRRFTEEDVERLRYILVTQRDNYLPLKVIREQLEAMDSGHVTAILSAGESEPMISPENFRAPAATQLTDTDVAEQAQADPSTVEEYIKVGLITPDAAGLFTADDVRTVTTALSLSEFGFDARHLKTLRTAAARQADMINQVAEPVSKSGKVTAKQKAEEIGQQMSALVVSLHASLVKNELRKQLGS